A single genomic interval of Theropithecus gelada isolate Dixy chromosome 16, Tgel_1.0, whole genome shotgun sequence harbors:
- the C1QBP gene encoding complement component 1 Q subcomponent-binding protein, mitochondrial isoform X2, with the protein MLPLLRCVPRVLGSAVPSLRAAAPASPFRQLLQPAPRLCARPFGLLSVRAGSERRPGLLRPRGPCACDCGCGLLHTEGDKAFVDFLKDEIKEERKIQKHKTLPKMSGGWELELNGTEAKLVRKVAGEKITVTFNINNSIPPTFDGEEEPRQGQKVEEQEQWHVLTSFSQPELTSTPNFVVEVKKNDGKKALVLDCHYPEDEVGQEDEAESDIFSIREVSFQSSGESEWKDTNYTLNTDSLDSALYDHLMDFLADRGVDNTFADELVELSTALEHKEYISFLEDLKSFVKSQ; encoded by the exons ATGCTACCTCTGCTGCGCTGCGTGCCCCGTGTGCTGGGCTCCGCCGTCCCCAGCCTCCGCGCTGCCGCGCCCGCCTCGCCTTTCCGGCAGCTCCTGCAGCCGGCGCCCCGGCTGTGCGCCCGGCCCTTCGGGCTGCTCAGCGTGCGCGCAGGTTCCGAGCGGCGGCCGGGCCTCCTGCGGCCTCGAGGACCCTGCGCCTGTGACTGTGGCTGCGGCTTGCTGCACACTGAAG GAGACAAAGCTTTTGTTGATTTCCTGAAGGATGAAattaaggaggaaagaaaaatccagaaGCATAAAACCCTCCCTAAGATGTCTGGAGGTTGGGAGCTGGAACTGAATGGGACAGAAGCGAAATTAGTGCGGAAAGTTGCCGGGGAAAA AATCACTGTCACTTTCAACATTAACAACAGCATCCCACCAACATTTGATGGGGAGGAGGAACCCAGGCAAGGGCAGAAGGTTGAAGAACAGGAG CAGTGGCATGTACTGACTTCGTTTTCCCAGCCTGAACTGACATCAACTCCCAATTTCGTGGTTGAAGTTAAAAAGAATGATGGCAAGAAGGCCCTTGTGTTGGACTGTCATTATCCAGAGGATGAG GTTGGACAAGAAGACGAGGCTGAGAGTGACATCTTCTCTATCAGGGAAGTTAGCTTTCAGTCCAGTGGCGAGTCTGAATGGAAGGATACTAATTACACGCTCAACACAGATTCCTTGGACTCG GCCTTATATGACCACCTAATGGATTTCCTTGCGGACCGAGGGGTGGACAACACTTTTGCAGATGAGTTGGTGGAGCTCAGCACAGCCCTGGAGCACAAGGAGTACATTAGTTTTCTTGAAGACCTCAAGAGTTTTGTCAAGAGCCAGTAG
- the C1QBP gene encoding complement component 1 Q subcomponent-binding protein, mitochondrial isoform X3, protein MLPLLRCVPRVLGSAVPSLRAAAPASPFRQLLQPAPRLCARPFGLLSVRAGSERRPGLLRPRGPCACDCGCGLLHTEGDKAFVDFLKDEIKEERKIQKHKTLPKMSGGWELELNGTEAKLVRKVAGEKITVTFNINNSIPPTFDGEEEPRQGQKVEEQEWHVLTSFSQPELTSTPNFVVEVKKNDGKKALVLDCHYPEDEVGQEDEAESDIFSIREVSFQSSGESEWKDTNYTLNTDSLDSALYDHLMDFLADRGVDNTFADELVELSTALEHKEYISFLEDLKSFVKSQ, encoded by the exons ATGCTACCTCTGCTGCGCTGCGTGCCCCGTGTGCTGGGCTCCGCCGTCCCCAGCCTCCGCGCTGCCGCGCCCGCCTCGCCTTTCCGGCAGCTCCTGCAGCCGGCGCCCCGGCTGTGCGCCCGGCCCTTCGGGCTGCTCAGCGTGCGCGCAGGTTCCGAGCGGCGGCCGGGCCTCCTGCGGCCTCGAGGACCCTGCGCCTGTGACTGTGGCTGCGGCTTGCTGCACACTGAAG GAGACAAAGCTTTTGTTGATTTCCTGAAGGATGAAattaaggaggaaagaaaaatccagaaGCATAAAACCCTCCCTAAGATGTCTGGAGGTTGGGAGCTGGAACTGAATGGGACAGAAGCGAAATTAGTGCGGAAAGTTGCCGGGGAAAA AATCACTGTCACTTTCAACATTAACAACAGCATCCCACCAACATTTGATGGGGAGGAGGAACCCAGGCAAGGGCAGAAGGTTGAAGAACAGGAG TGGCATGTACTGACTTCGTTTTCCCAGCCTGAACTGACATCAACTCCCAATTTCGTGGTTGAAGTTAAAAAGAATGATGGCAAGAAGGCCCTTGTGTTGGACTGTCATTATCCAGAGGATGAG GTTGGACAAGAAGACGAGGCTGAGAGTGACATCTTCTCTATCAGGGAAGTTAGCTTTCAGTCCAGTGGCGAGTCTGAATGGAAGGATACTAATTACACGCTCAACACAGATTCCTTGGACTCG GCCTTATATGACCACCTAATGGATTTCCTTGCGGACCGAGGGGTGGACAACACTTTTGCAGATGAGTTGGTGGAGCTCAGCACAGCCCTGGAGCACAAGGAGTACATTAGTTTTCTTGAAGACCTCAAGAGTTTTGTCAAGAGCCAGTAG
- the C1QBP gene encoding complement component 1 Q subcomponent-binding protein, mitochondrial isoform X1 → MLPLLRCVPRVLGSAVPSLRAAAPASPFRQLLQPAPRLCARPFGLLSVRAGSERRPGLLRPRGPCACDCGCGLLHTEGDKAFVDFLKDEIKEERKIQKHKTLPKMSGGWELELNGTEAKLVRKVAGEKITVTFNINNSIPPTFDGEEEPRQGQKVEEQEASISFQQWHVLTSFSQPELTSTPNFVVEVKKNDGKKALVLDCHYPEDEVGQEDEAESDIFSIREVSFQSSGESEWKDTNYTLNTDSLDSALYDHLMDFLADRGVDNTFADELVELSTALEHKEYISFLEDLKSFVKSQ, encoded by the exons ATGCTACCTCTGCTGCGCTGCGTGCCCCGTGTGCTGGGCTCCGCCGTCCCCAGCCTCCGCGCTGCCGCGCCCGCCTCGCCTTTCCGGCAGCTCCTGCAGCCGGCGCCCCGGCTGTGCGCCCGGCCCTTCGGGCTGCTCAGCGTGCGCGCAGGTTCCGAGCGGCGGCCGGGCCTCCTGCGGCCTCGAGGACCCTGCGCCTGTGACTGTGGCTGCGGCTTGCTGCACACTGAAG GAGACAAAGCTTTTGTTGATTTCCTGAAGGATGAAattaaggaggaaagaaaaatccagaaGCATAAAACCCTCCCTAAGATGTCTGGAGGTTGGGAGCTGGAACTGAATGGGACAGAAGCGAAATTAGTGCGGAAAGTTGCCGGGGAAAA AATCACTGTCACTTTCAACATTAACAACAGCATCCCACCAACATTTGATGGGGAGGAGGAACCCAGGCAAGGGCAGAAGGTTGAAGAACAGGAG GCATCCATCTCCTTCCAGCAGTGGCATGTACTGACTTCGTTTTCCCAGCCTGAACTGACATCAACTCCCAATTTCGTGGTTGAAGTTAAAAAGAATGATGGCAAGAAGGCCCTTGTGTTGGACTGTCATTATCCAGAGGATGAG GTTGGACAAGAAGACGAGGCTGAGAGTGACATCTTCTCTATCAGGGAAGTTAGCTTTCAGTCCAGTGGCGAGTCTGAATGGAAGGATACTAATTACACGCTCAACACAGATTCCTTGGACTCG GCCTTATATGACCACCTAATGGATTTCCTTGCGGACCGAGGGGTGGACAACACTTTTGCAGATGAGTTGGTGGAGCTCAGCACAGCCCTGGAGCACAAGGAGTACATTAGTTTTCTTGAAGACCTCAAGAGTTTTGTCAAGAGCCAGTAG
- the C1QBP gene encoding complement component 1 Q subcomponent-binding protein, mitochondrial isoform X4: protein MLPLLRCVPRVLGSAVPSLRAAAPASPFRQLLQPAPRLCARPFGLLSVRAGSERRPGLLRPRGPCACDCGCGLLHTEGDKAFVDFLKDEIKEERKIQKHKTLPKMSGGWELELNGTEAKLVRKVAGEKITVTFNINNSIPPTFDGEEEPRQGQKVEEQEPELTSTPNFVVEVKKNDGKKALVLDCHYPEDEVGQEDEAESDIFSIREVSFQSSGESEWKDTNYTLNTDSLDSALYDHLMDFLADRGVDNTFADELVELSTALEHKEYISFLEDLKSFVKSQ from the exons ATGCTACCTCTGCTGCGCTGCGTGCCCCGTGTGCTGGGCTCCGCCGTCCCCAGCCTCCGCGCTGCCGCGCCCGCCTCGCCTTTCCGGCAGCTCCTGCAGCCGGCGCCCCGGCTGTGCGCCCGGCCCTTCGGGCTGCTCAGCGTGCGCGCAGGTTCCGAGCGGCGGCCGGGCCTCCTGCGGCCTCGAGGACCCTGCGCCTGTGACTGTGGCTGCGGCTTGCTGCACACTGAAG GAGACAAAGCTTTTGTTGATTTCCTGAAGGATGAAattaaggaggaaagaaaaatccagaaGCATAAAACCCTCCCTAAGATGTCTGGAGGTTGGGAGCTGGAACTGAATGGGACAGAAGCGAAATTAGTGCGGAAAGTTGCCGGGGAAAA AATCACTGTCACTTTCAACATTAACAACAGCATCCCACCAACATTTGATGGGGAGGAGGAACCCAGGCAAGGGCAGAAGGTTGAAGAACAGGAG CCTGAACTGACATCAACTCCCAATTTCGTGGTTGAAGTTAAAAAGAATGATGGCAAGAAGGCCCTTGTGTTGGACTGTCATTATCCAGAGGATGAG GTTGGACAAGAAGACGAGGCTGAGAGTGACATCTTCTCTATCAGGGAAGTTAGCTTTCAGTCCAGTGGCGAGTCTGAATGGAAGGATACTAATTACACGCTCAACACAGATTCCTTGGACTCG GCCTTATATGACCACCTAATGGATTTCCTTGCGGACCGAGGGGTGGACAACACTTTTGCAGATGAGTTGGTGGAGCTCAGCACAGCCCTGGAGCACAAGGAGTACATTAGTTTTCTTGAAGACCTCAAGAGTTTTGTCAAGAGCCAGTAG